AATAGCGGATTTTTCCTGGGCTCATTTGGGGGCAATTCAGAATTCATGAATGGTACCATTGACGAGGTGGGGATCTGGTCATTTGCGTTGGATGGGTTTATTGAACAGATCATGTGCGACGGTTCCAATACATTTCCTATTGTTTTAGCAAACTGGTTCGACTTTGACCACGGTATCGTCAATGGGAACAATACCGGGGTTGAGCTGGCACAAAACCTGAAAATGGCCAATGCCCCAGGAGTTCTCCATAATTTTGCATTAAATGGCAACAGTTCCAACTGGGTAGAAGGAACTACCGGCCCGGGAGATATTTTGTTCGTAAATCCACAAGCTACCGGAAACAATTCCGGCCATTCGTGGACAAATGCCTTTACCGACCTCAATGATGCCTTTACTTACGTAAATACGTGTAATCAGGTGACCGAGATCTGGGTGGCAGCAGGAACCTATAAGCCTGCCAATGGCACAAACAGGTTGAAATCGTTTAGCCTAAAGCGTGGAATTGCCATCTATGGCGGTTTTAACGGAACAGAAACTTCTCTTTCCGAACGCGACTGGGTAACCAACGAAACCATCCTGAGTGGGGACATAGGCATAACGGGAGATAATAGTGACAACAGCTACAATGTGATCTTCAATGGTGCCTACGCGATTGACCAGACTGCCATCCTTGACGGATTCATCATTCAGGACGGTAATGCCAATGGCAGCTCCCTGGATACCGGGCATGGCGGTGGGATACACAACGCAGGCAGTTCACCGAGGATAGTCAATTGTGTTTTCAGGAATAACCAGGGTAACTTATCCGGAGGAGCCGTTTATAATCATTCCAATTCTGCTCCCCCGGTTTTCGTCAATTGCATTTTTTACAACAATAACAGTACCCAGGGTGCCGGAGCAATGGCCAACATAAATGCCGGTACCGTAATGACCAATTGTGTTTTTTATGATAATCATTCCGGAAACGAAAATCCGGTTTGTATTGATAATTCCGGAATCACTCCGCAAATTTCGAACAGTATCATTTGGGGTAATGACGGCGTTATTTCGGGAAACCCGATAGTGGATCATTCGATCATTGAAGGGGGCTTTTCAGGTGCCGGGAACCTGGACACCGACCCGTTGTTTATCCACCCGGCAAGCCATGATTTTCATCTCCAAAACTGTTCACCTGCCATCAATGCCGGAAATAATAATGCCCTCCCGGCTGGCATCACCAACGATTTTGATGGAAATTCCCGGGTCTACAATAATGACATAATAGACATGGGTGTTTATGAATATCAGGCAGTTGTGGACATTTGTACCTGTTTTGCCAGCGGGATCATTTATGTAAATGTCAATGCCACCGGTATAAATAATGGTCAAAACTGGACCGATGCTTTCACGGACCTGCAGGACGCCCTGGTACAGGCTAACGCTTGTTCCAATATTTCCGGGATCTGGGTTGCTGCCGGCACCTATCATCCTACTTCCGGTAATGACCGAAGCATTTCTTTTTCCATGTTAAACGGAGTGGCCATTTACGGCGGTTTTAACGGCACCGAAACGCAACTTTCGGAAAGAGACTTGGCAACATATGAAACCATCCTGAGTGGTGATATCGGTACAGTGAATGACGAAACAGACAACAGTTACCACGTCATTTCTAACAATTATAACGGTCTTGACAATACTGCCATCCTCAACGGTTTTACCATCAGCGGGGGTAATGCGAACGGCAGTATTCAGGATAGTAGAGGAGGAGGCATGTATAACTCATTATCGTCTCCGCTGGTCATCAACTGTATTTTTTCTGCCAACCAGTCTTCATCCTTTGGCAGCGGTGTTTTTAACAGCAATCCATGCACACCGACTTTTATCAATTGTCTTTTCGCAAACGACCTTGCCAATCCGGGGGGAGAGGTTTTTAATGATATTGCCTCCGCTCGTTTTCAGAATTGTTCTTTTACCGGCAATAGTGGACTGGCGATAAAAAATGTGGATGCCCAACCAACCCTTATCAATTGTATTGTTTGGAATAATGGCGGAAGTATTAGTAATTTGGGAAGTCTCAGCAATGTTGCCAACGTGAGCTATTCTATCATACAAGGTGGTTACCCGGGCACTGGCAACCTGAACGAAGACCCTCTCTTTGTAGATCCTGCCAATGGTAACTTCCGCCTTCAGGTCTGCTCCCCCGCCATTGACACGGGTGATGGTGCCTTCGGTTCTTCTGCAAATACCACGACGGAAGACCTCGACGGTAATCCCCGCTTCTACAACAACGGCAATGTAGATATGGGAGCTTATGAATTACAGGAAATACCCACGCCGGTCGTTGCCAGTTGTCAGAACCAAACGGTAACCCTTAATGCTTCCGGAAATGCTAGCTTGTCGGTGGCAGCACTCGACGCGGGTTCTGACGGATGTGGCGTTCTTGACTTCACCGTTGATAATGCCAGCCTGTTGAGTTATGGCTGTTCGGATGTGGGTGTCCATAGTGTCATGGTTACCGTGACCGACCAAACCGATCAAACGGCGACATGCAGTGCAACCATAACCGTGACAGACAATATCGCACCGGTTGTCAGTTGTGGCCTTAATGGTAATGTTACCCTGACTATCTCAGAAGATAATTCAGAGGATTGTTCGGTGAGTTATGAAATGTTCTATAGTCTGAGTGATAACTGCGGTTCCACCATATTGGCCAATGAATATGTGGTGAACGCTAATGGTGATGTTCTAAGAGATTATACGCGCGCGCTGTACCAGAGTAGCTGGGGGTCGGCAATCAATCTTCCTGTCGGGGAATATACCGCAACCATTACGCCAACCGATGGAAATGAGAACGAAGGAATGCCCTGTTCTTTCACCATTACGGTGGTGGATGATGAAGCGCCAATTGCCCTTTGCCAGAATGCGACCATACAACTCGGAGCTTTAGGGATCGGTTCGATAACAACAAATGACATAAATAATGGCTCTAATGATGCATGCGGCATCGCCAGTTTGTCCCTTTCTCAAACGACATTCGATTGCACCCATGTCGGCGAAAACACTGTTACCTTAACGGTTACCGATAACAATACTAACATAAGTACCTGTACTGCAACAGTAACTATTGAAGACAATGTAGCTCCACAGGCTCTTTGTCAGAATACTACCGTGCAACTTGATGATTCAGGTAATGGCTCCATTACAGCCGCGGATATCAACAATGGCTCCAATGATGCCTGTGGCATCGGAGGTTTGTTGCTTTCGCAAACCGCCTTTGATTGTAGCCATGTCGGGACAAATACAGTAACCCTAACGGTTATCGATAACAACGACAATAAAACCCATTGTATGGCGACTGTTGTGGTTAAAGACGGCGTCCCTCCACAGGCTCTTTGCAGAAATCCTGTCGTGCAACTCGATGCCAACGGAAACGGGTCTATTTCTACCGGCGATATCGATAACGGATCCAGTGATGCCTGTGGTATTGCAGGGCTTTCGGCTTCTACAACGGGCTTTGACTGTTCAAATGTAGGAACCAATATGGTCACATTGATTGTTGAAGATGTGAATGGAAATGTGAACACCTGCACCGCCACCGTCACCGTTGAAGACAATGTAGCGCCCAATGCACTTTGTCACAACGGAGAGGTAAAATTAAACAGCCAGGGTTCAGGTTCCCTCTATGTGTTCCAGATAAACAATGGTTCCAACGACGCTTGTGGTGTTGAGGAGGTTTCTGTCTTTCCAAATACTTTTGGCTGTGATGACCTCGGCGACAATACCGTTACCCTCACAGTTACGGATGTCAATGGTAATACCAATGCCTGTACTGCCAACGTAAGCGTAATAGATAAAATTCCACCGCAGGCCTCCTGCCAGAATATTACCATTGCACTTGACCCTGAAGGATCAGCGGTCATTACCCCTGAGGAGATCGACAACAATTCATCAGACAATTGCTTTATAACGGATATGACGTTAGATAATGAAGCATTTGATTGTGACGATGTTGGAAACAATACCGTTACCCTTACCGTTTTCGACAGCAGCGGCAATTCGGATCAATGCACGGCAACGGTCAGTGTTGTGGAAGGAACGGGGCTGCCGACAAACTGGGCCCATGAAGACATCGGGCTAGCCAACGGGGATGCTTCCTACACACCCTGTGGAGGAAATTTCACGGTCAGCAGCTCAGGATATCCCACACCGTTAAATGATATTCAGCATTCTGCTTTCCAGGAAATATGCGGAAATGTAGAGATCATCGCCCATATAGAAAGTATAGTCAATCCTGGTTGGGCCGGTATTGAAATCCGTGAAACGCTGGACACTTATTCGAAAGCAGCCCAGCTCAAAACTCAGTTGGGGTCCTTCGTCCACAGGGTCGTAAGAACCACGACCGGCGGATATGCTATCAGTAAACAATTATTCAGGATCGGTCACCACTGGCTGAGACTGGTAAGGACGGGAAACAGTTTTGTGGGATACACTTCTCCGAATGGGGTGAACTGGTTTTTTGCTTTCCAGTCGAATATCGCCATGGACGACTGCGTTTACGTCGGCTTGTTCACGGACAGCTATAATGCCAACGCTGCTACAACGGCGGTATTCAACCATGTTTCGGTAACCGGCAGCATTAATGAAGGCTTAAGCGCACCTGTTCAGGAGGTAACCGATATCAGCGCGGAAGGTGTAAAACCTTTTGATTTTAACCTGTATCCTAACCCTGCGGATGAATTCCTGAACATCGGTTTCAACCAGGTCAGCGGACGGGAAATGATCCTCGAGATCGTGGACATCAACGGCAAACGGTTTTACTTTGAAGCCATCGAAGATGACCTTTTGGGTCTGAACCTGGACCTTCAGAAAATCGGGATGCCCGCCGGGATGTATCAGCTGAATATATGGTATGGTGACACGCTGATCAGCAAGCGATTTGTGAAAGGGAAATGATAACTTTTTTCCGATAAAAGATTAACATGAGCCATCCCGAATTTTCAAAAACTGTCTGAAATAGAAATTTTTTGATTATTTGAAGTATTTTTTAAATGTAAAATGTAAAACAAGGAATTTAAAACCTGCCTGCTGACGCAGGAAGGCAGGTGTAAAAGTGAGTGGGCAAAAGGTTTGGGTTTTGGGAAAAAGTCATTTTTTGTCGCAAAACACCTAACCCACGACCCAAACACTTCTAAATTTTGCGGTTACTTGTTTTAAACCTTGCCTGCTGCCGCGACGGAAGGCAGGTTTTGCGGTTTATTTCTTTTGTAAAAGAGTCATCTTACCTTAGGGGCAGGAAATTAAATTTGGTAAATTTGAAATGAAAAAATAAGGAAGCGGCATAAGACTATAATGAGTCATTTGTCATTAAGACAGTTCGGGATAGCCAGTCCCGCTTCCTTTTCTCTGTTTCACCTCGGACAGTTTGTTAGGCAAAAAGCCTGAGTAAGATAGATGAGGCATAACAGAAGTTATTTTATCAACACAAATTTACCGATTTAGTATGAAACAATCTGATCGTTTTGTAGGAATTGACATATCAAAAGATAGTTTTGATGTCTGCGTTTTATCACAAGGGGCTCTATTAGAAGAAAGCCGTTTTAATAATGATGCTCAAGGTTGGCAAAAGTTTGCTAAAAACCTTAGTGATCAGGACTTATGCATAATAGAAGCAACGGGATCTTATCATGTAGGGTTGGCATTATATTTAGTTGAGCATGATAAACGTGTTAGTGTAGTCAACCCTTTGCGTGTAAAGTATTTTTCTCGATTGAATCTCAAGAGGGCAAAAACAGATAGGGTAGATGCTTATGTTATTGCCCAGTATGGCCAAGTATTTAAGCCTGAAAGTTGGACAGCTCCACCGACACATTTAAGACAACTTCAACAGTTAATGACAGTTTCTGCACAATTAACAAAACAAAAGACGGCATTAATCAATCAACAAAAAAACTTTGAACTTGTACCAGACCCCAGTAAAGAAGCCCTTGAAATAATAAAGTGCCAAATAGTAAAATTAGAGAAACATTTACAAGAAATACAATGCCTTATCAATAATAGCATTAAAGAACATTACAAAGAATTAGAGGCTTCTTTACGATCAATTCCCGGTTTAGGTCCCAAAACGGTAGCCACCTTAATCCTAATAACTGGAGGCTTTACCAAGTTTGGATCATATAAAGCTTTGATAGCCTATGTGGGGTTAGCTCCTCGGACATACGAGTCAGGAGTAAGTGTTAAGGGAGCTTCACACATCTGCAAGTTAGGGTCATCCTATCTTCGAAAGTTACTTTATGAATGTGCTTTAAGTGCCAAAAGGTTTAACCCTGTATGTAAGGAACTATTTGAAAGACTCTATATTGCAAAGAAAAAACCATTTAAAGTAGCCATGATTGCGGTGGCCAATAAGTTGCTGAAAATCGCTTTCACTATAGCTATAACTGGACAAAAATTTGATCCGGAATACAGACTAAAACATTATTTTGCCAAATAAAATTTTCTGATTTTCCGAAAAAAATTTGGAGATGAACACAGTTCATCCCGAATTTAATCTGATTAGATGAAATTCGGGATGAACTCATGTTTTTTTAATTTTCAGCGTAGCAACTCCCTTGCTGTCTTTAGTCTTTTACAAAAATAATAGTATGCGCTCTTCCTTGGCGGAAAGGGTTGTGGTAAATTCCGTCATAGACTTCCAATATTTGGAATCCAGAATATGACGTTCGCTATTTCTCGAAGATATCAATTTTTTTGAAAGAACGTTTGGTTTTTTACATAGCATTTTAAGTGGAGTCAGCCCCTTAATAGGAGCAACTTATTTAATTATTGTTTTATTACCTTTTTTGTAAAACCAGATAGGTTCGGATAAGTTTACGCTCAATATTTTTTTCTGGCCACTTAAGTCCAGTAAGGTGCCGTTGTTAAACTATTCTGACTTCGACGTTTAAACCATAAAGAACCCCCTGTTGCGATTTTTCTGTATCATAAGTTGTATATTTGTGCAACGCCATAATTGATGAATAGACCTTTGAACAGTCTTCCCACCGCTAAATTTATTTATCATGAAAAAAAGCATCCTCATCCTTGGCGGTTACGGCAATGCCGGTTTTCTTATCTCAAAATACTTGCTGCAGGAAACTCATGATGTTGCCATTATTATTGCCGGGAGGCATTTCGAAAAGGCACAAAAGGCAGCGGACGAATTAAATCAATTGTTCCCGGGGCAAAGAACGTCGCCGGTGCAAGTCGATGTTGCAGACCGACAAATCTTCCGTGATGCCCTGTCAAAAGCCAGTCTTGTAGTGATGGCTTCCGGTACTATGAAGCATACCCAATTGGTTGTGGAAGAAGTACTGAATGCCGGCATTGATTATTTCGATCTGCAACTTTCGTCACCAGTCAAACTGGATGTTTTATTCTCCCTTAAAGATAAGATTGAAGCTTCCGGTCATTGTTTCATTACTGACGGGGGTTTTCATCCCGGCGTTCCTGCTGCACTGTTAAGGTATGCTGCAGGGATGTTTGACAGCCTTGAAAAAGCCAATGTTTATGGAGGATTAAAAGTGGACTGGGCAGCTATAGATGCATCTGAAGGTACCCTGGATGAATTGGTGGACGAATTTAAATACTACCAAATGCTGTTTTTGAAAAACGGCCGCTGGAAAAAGATGAGCTACTTCGCCATGCCCCCTGGTTTTGATTTCGGACCACCACTTGGCAAGCTGTATTGTGCCCCGATGTTTCTGGAAGAACTAAGGTCATTGCCGGAAGAAATTCCAGAGTTGAAAGAAACCGGGTTTTATGTCAGCGGTTTCAACCCGATCCTGGATTACCTTTTGTTACCGGTCATTATGTTTGGAATCAAAATCTTCCCGGAAAGATTCGCAGATCCATTTATCAAACTGTTTCAGTTTGGATTGAAATTCGGCAAACCGCCCTATGGAGTCAAACTGGTTGCTGATTGCAGCGGTTTGAAGGAAGGGAAGCCGAAACATATTCAACTGTCGCTTACCCATGAAGATGAATATGTTTTAACGGCAGTGCCTGTAGTGGCCTGTCTTTTACAATACCTTGACGGAGCCATACGTAAACCCGGTCTGTGGTTCCAGTCCAATGTTGTGGAACCTGAACGATTCTTCAATGATATGGGCAGAATGGGCTTACCGTTAGTGGTTCAGGATGTTTCTTAGCACAATCCAATGGTTCATAGGCTTTAACGGAACGGAAACCCCAAAGTCTATATTTAATTGTTCCAAAAAAAGATTACTCCTGACCCCAAGATTCATATCCAGTCTTCCCAATTTATGATTACCCCAACTAACTTTACTGTTTAGATTCCATCCCGGATGGATTATTTCTCCATTAAAATCAATATGAACGCCGGGATAAACCGAAAGCGTCCATTGCTTTTTTTGCCATCTGATCAGTTCGGAAAAATGTTCCATCCGCACACCTAATGGCAAAAACGATTGTTCAGGTTGCCAACGGGTAACAAACCCTACCCGAAATTCATTTTTTAGGTTAAAAACCCGGTAAGGAATCGCCACATACACTGCGGGGCCAAAATAGGAGGGGGGTGCCGGAAATTCAGGACGCATCTGATGATTTTGGCTATTCGTCATACTTACACTCATTTGTATTTCGCCCGAAACAGGCACTTCTACCGAAAGCACATTCGATAAACAACCATTCGAATCCACAAACTGGATATTGTAAAATCCCACACCAAATCCATCCATGGAAACCAGCAATTGAGAAGTCACTCCCCAAAATACTTCATTAACCATTATGGTATAAGGGGAGTTGGTGGGAGAAGAAACCGCAATGATTATCATTCCGTCATCAGCCGTGGGACCGGAGGGCGGAACAATCCCATCCAATGCTATTTCCAATGCACTGGAGCTTTGAATGACCGCTTCAAAACCATCGGTACAATCCACGCCTGCCGATTCATCGATTACGGTAACACTATACATTCCTTCCGCCAGCACAAGGAGGGGCGACAGCTGAATGGTGCCCGGCACAATGGAAAAGATCATTTCTCCCCCCGGATGAATTACATCCATGGACCATGGCCCCGGACTGACGGATGAAAAGTCAAATTGTATTTCTGCGCCCAGACCGCATTGTGGCTGTGTAACGACAACATTACTTACGAACATGGCCGGGTTTTGATCCAGGTCAACGGAAAACGTTTGAATACAACAGCCATTGGGATGAGTAATGGTCACTTCATAGGTTCCCGCGGCCACGAGAGAAAGTACAGGCCCCGAATCCCCGTTGCTCCATTCATAAGTAAAAGATCCCGGTTCATTAACGGAAACCTCTATGGAACCGTTTGCTACCCCGCAATCCGCGGAAGTGGTAACAAAAGTAGCTTCAAATGTACAAGGCCCTGCCAAAATTTCCAATATAGCCATAGCCGTTCCTGTGTTTCCGCAGGCATCCTCCGCCGTGTATTCAAAAGAAATCTGACCCGTAAAACCCACTGCGGGTTCAAAGGTGAAATCGCCCTCTGCCGTTACTTCCAACTGGCCAGACCCGGGAGCGGTAAAATCAGTAACCGATAATTGGGTTCCATCATCGTTATCGATCAAATTCCCTGATAACACCTGGCCACAGAAGGATTGAAAAGCGTCATCGGCCAGGTTAAAAGTCGTATTGTCACCCACCGTCACCAGGATCTGTTCCTGGCAATCGCCCCCAATACTTTGATCGATAACCGTTAACTGCCAGTCGCCAGGAATTACAGTGAAATGATCCTGAAGGTTCACTGTTCCCGGAGGCACCATAATCATAAAAGTTCCTGAAGGGCCTGTTGCTTCAATCTGCATCGGACCCACCCCCGGCGTTTGAAGAATCACCATAATTCCGGCTCCTTCCCCAAGACAATTTCCCGGGATAGAGCTGGCAGTAAAAACGTATGCTGCCGGATCGGCCGCCACGGACACCTCATAGGTTTTCATACACCCGTTCTCATCGCTGACAGTAGTTGAATAGGTTCCCTCTGAAAGATTTTCAGCTATCGCTCCAACATTACCATTAGACCATAATATATCATACATGCCATCGGGCTGAACCGATATTGTTGCCATGCCATCGGCCACCCCACAACTGGCCGCTACGGTCTCAAAAGTCGCATCGAAAAGGGGCGGCAATTCATCAACGGTCAGGTTGATTTCCTGTACACAAAATCCATCGGGGCTGGTTACCGTCACCGTATAAGTGCCCGAACCAAGGGTTTCGGAAGCACTACTCCCGCCATTCGACCACATATACGTGTAAGCCCCCGCCGGATCGACAGTAAGGGTGGCCGTGCCATCCGCCTCGCCGCAATGGGCAGACGTAGTTGTAGTACTCACCATAAAATTGCAATCTGGTGGCAAAACGCTTATCGTAACAATCCCCGTGGTCGTTTGACCACACATGCCGGTTAGCGTATAAGAAAAAATCGTTATTCCCGAAAAAGATTCCAAAGGAACAAAGGTCATCAATCCCTGCTCCGTTATCGAAACCATTCCTCCGTCCGGTTGGGAAAAACCCGTAACACTGAGGTTTTCCCCGATATCGTTTGTCAGCACATTCGCACTCAACGGCGTTCCATAAGCCGTTTGGTAGGTGTCATCCGTGGCGGTAATGGTCTGGGTATTGTCCGGCACCGTCGTCTCCACGGTTTCACTACAATCTGGCCCCGCCTGTTCGTCAAACAGGGTAATGGAATAATCCCCGGAAGGAATATTCATGAAGGAAGAAAGATCATAAGAACCCGGAGAAAGGGAAAGCTCGGTGGTTCCTTCCGGCGCCGTGATTTCAACGGCGATCATACCGGTTCCCGGCGTAGATAATGTGAGGTTGATATGGCCTCCTCCCTCGCAATTGCCCGGGCTTGTGCTCAGGCTTTCAAGGTAGGTATTGTCGATTTGACCAACGGTGGTCGAAAAGGTAGCCGTACAGCCTTGTTCATTCGTCAGGGTCACGGAATAATCCCCGGCAGCAAGGTTTTGAACATTTTGGGTAGTACTCCCTTCTGACCAAACGAACTCATAACTGCCTTCCGGCAGTACACTGGTAGCGATGATTCCGTTTTCCAGCCCACAATTGGCGGGTGTCGTTTCAAAGGAAGCTTCGATGGGAGCCGGCAGTTCTTCCACCGTAATCGAAAAGGTTTGCATGCAAAATCCATCCGGGCTCGTGACTGTGACTGTATAAGTGCCCGAACCAAGGGTTTCGGAAGCACTACTCCCGCCATTCGACCACATATACGTGTAAGCCCCCGACGGATCGACAGTAAGCGTCGCCATGCCATCCGTCTCCCCGCAATGGGCAGGCGTGGTTGTTGTACTCACCATAAAATTACAATCTGGTGGCAAAACGGTTATCGTAACAATCCCCGTGGTCGTTTGACCACACATGCCGGTTAGCGTATAAGAAAAAATCGTTATCCCCGAAAAAGATTCCAAAGGGACAAAGGTGAGCAATCCCTGCTCCGTTATCGAAACCATTCCTCCGTCAGGTTGGGTAAAACCCGTAACACTGAGGTTTTCCCCGATATCGTTTGTCAGCACATTCGCACTCAACGGCGTTCCATAAGCCGTTTGGTAGGTGTCATCCGTGGCGGTAATGGTCTGGGTATTGTCCGGCACCGTCGTCTCCACGGTTTCACTACAATCTGGCCCCGCCTGTTCGTCAAACAGGGTAATGGAATAATCCCCGGAAGGAATATTCATGAAGGAAGAAAGATCATAAGAACCCGGAGAAAGGGAAAGCTGGGTGGTTCCTTCCGGCGCCGTGATTTCAACGGCGATCATACCGGTTCCCGGCGTAGATAATGTGAGGTTGATATGGCCTCCTCCCTCGCAATTGCCCGGGCTTGTGCTCAGGCTTTCAAGGTAGGTATTGTCGATTTGACCAACGGTGGTCGAAAAGGTAGCTGTACAGCCTTGTTCATTTGTCAGGGTCACGGAATAATCCCCCACAGCCAGGTTTTGAACATTTTGGGTAGTACTCCCTTCTGACCAAACGAACTCATAACTGCCTTCCGGCAGTACACTGGTAGCGATGATTCCGTTTTCCAGCCCACAATTGGAGGGTATCGTTTCAAAGGAAGCTTCGATGGGAGCCGGCAGTTCTTCCACCGTAATCGAAAAGGTTTGCATGCAAAATCCATCCGGGCTCGTGACTGTGACTGTATAAGTGCCCGAACCAAGGGTTTCGGAAGCACTACTCCCGCCATTCGACCACATATAAGTGTAAGCCCCCGCCGGATCGACCGTGATCGTCGCTGTGCCATCGGCTTCGCCGCAATGGGCGGGAGTGGTGCCAGGAGTAACTGTAAAATCGCAACCGGGAGGTAACACTGTTATCGTTACCGTTCCCATAACTGTTTGGTCACAAATACCCGATAAGGTATAATTGAATGTGGCTTGGCCTGAAAAACCTTCTTCCGGCACAAAGGACAAGTCTCCCTGCTCCGTTATCGAAACC
This sequence is a window from Lewinellaceae bacterium. Protein-coding genes within it:
- a CDS encoding T9SS type A sorting domain-containing protein, translated to MTNVGPNGIICPEDNPCTWSWSGAGLTFSCSTCQLTNITAPGPGTYSATIYFSGASNGSLTYSLTFGADDGDMDGFNDCDDCDDNNPGINPNTVWYLDADNDGYYTGTGITQCASPGTFYRYAGLIGGGDCNDSNPAVNPGAAEICDNLDNNCNNQVNEGLNLTYYRDADNDGFGNPGNTLLACSLPVGYVTNNSDCDDNNGAINPNTVWYLDADNDNYYTGSPMVQCTSPGTGYRYTGLVGGGDCNDGHSGINPGATEICDNLDNNCNNQTDEGVLNTFYRDMDGDSYGDPNISQQACSAPAGFVANNTDCDDNNPNVNPGTAEICDNLDNNCNNQVDDGINCCPATNIIYVNDDASGNNDGTSWTDAFNDLQDALALAGNCPNVTEIWVAAGTYKPTSGTDRSISFSMVTGVAIYGGFNGMETQLSERNWVSNLTMLSGDIGIQGNNSDNSFNVIKNENNGLNNSAILDGFTVTAGNANQDYLNNNAGGGLFNSWVSPKIMNCTFKENSALDGGGIYNSNATPAIINCRFYNNVATNSFGAGIYTIGGSPEIINCEFTGNSAAVYGGALFNNHCSSPIVNCIFKGNSAVAGAAIASYINSHEQITNCTFTANSASQSGGGLMSFSFTNNVTVSNCIFWENTKGGSSQVPGADIENGQNTPYVTISGTLLQLQQTSYGANLNFGSGNIFGSDPLFIENFNPSAPDPLLSGNLRLSPCSPAIDAGNNNPFPAGITTDLDGNPRFYDNGIVDMGAYEYQDITIDPVNDIPPLTTQNGLSFDGTDDYVEVFDNCGDNTFFPGGDAITVAYWFKGTNGQSAVRMQNGSDFIVAAWNNSMHILSNDGGTIGVLAGNGFDDGNWHHMAFTWQRNTVNGFKSYLDGQLVDQRNSSDTPLPAFNSGFFLGSFGGNSEFMNGTIDEVGIWSFALDGFIEQIMCDGSNTFPIVLANWFDFDHGIVNGNNTGVELAQNLKMANAPGVLHNFALNGNSSNWVEGTTGPGDILFVNPQATGNNSGHSWTNAFTDLNDAFTYVNTCNQVTEIWVAAGTYKPANGTNRLKSFSLKRGIAIYGGFNGTETSLSERDWVTNETILSGDIGITGDNSDNSYNVIFNGAYAIDQTAILDGFIIQDGNANGSSLDTGHGGGIHNAGSSPRIVNCVFRNNQGNLSGGAVYNHSNSAPPVFVNCIFYNNNSTQGAGAMANINAGTVMTNCVFYDNHSGNENPVCIDNSGITPQISNSIIWGNDGVISGNPIVDHSIIEGGFSGAGNLDTDPLFIHPASHDFHLQNCSPAINAGNNNALPAGITNDFDGNSRVYNNDIIDMGVYEYQAVVDICTCFASGIIYVNVNATGINNGQNWTDAFTDLQDALVQANACSNISGIWVAAGTYHPTSGNDRSISFSMLNGVAIYGGFNGTETQLSERDLATYETILSGDIGTVNDETDNSYHVISNNYNGLDNTAILNGFTISGGNANGSIQDSRGGGMYNSLSSPLVINCIFSANQSSSFGSGVFNSNPCTPTFINCLFANDLANPGGEVFNDIASARFQNCSFTGNSGLAIKNVDAQPTLINCIVWNNGGSISNLGSLSNVANVSYSIIQGGYPGTGNLNEDPLFVDPANGNFRLQVCSPAIDTGDGAFGSSANTTTEDLDGNPRFYNNGNVDMGAYELQEIPTPVVASCQNQTVTLNASGNASLSVAALDAGSDGCGVLDFTVDNASLLSYGCSDVGVHSVMVTVTDQTDQTATCSATITVTDNIAPVVSCGLNGNVTLTISEDNSEDCSVSYEMFYSLSDNCGSTILANEYVVNANGDVLRDYTRALYQSSWGSAINLPVGEYTATITPTDGNENEGMPCSFTITVVDDEAPIALCQNATIQLGALGIGSITTNDINNGSNDACGIASLSLSQTTFDCTHVGENTVTLTVTDNNTNISTCTATVTIEDNVAPQALCQNTTVQLDDSGNGSITAADINNGSNDACGIGGLLLSQTAFDCSHVGTNTVTLTVIDNNDNKTHCMATVVVKDGVPPQALCRNPVVQLDANGNGSISTGDIDNGSSDACGIAGLSASTTGFDCSNVGTNMVTLIVEDVNGNVNTCTATVTVEDNVAPNALCHNGEVKLNSQGSGSLYVFQINNGSNDACGVEEVSVFPNTFGCDDLGDNTVTLTVTDVNGNTNACTANVSVIDKIPPQASCQNITIALDPEGSAVITPEEIDNNSSDNCFITDMTLDNEAFDCDDVGNNTVTLTVFDSSGNSDQCTATVSVVEGTGLPTNWAHEDIGLANGDASYTPCGGNFTVSSSGYPTPLNDIQHSAFQEICGNVEIIAHIESIVNPGWAGIEIRETLDTYSKAAQLKTQLGSFVHRVVRTTTGGYAISKQLFRIGHHWLRLVRTGNSFVGYTSPNGVNWFFAFQSNIAMDDCVYVGLFTDSYNANAATTAVFNHVSVTGSINEGLSAPVQEVTDISAEGVKPFDFNLYPNPADEFLNIGFNQVSGREMILEIVDINGKRFYFEAIEDDLLGLNLDLQKIGMPAGMYQLNIWYGDTLISKRFVKGK
- a CDS encoding saccharopine dehydrogenase NADP-binding domain-containing protein, giving the protein MKKSILILGGYGNAGFLISKYLLQETHDVAIIIAGRHFEKAQKAADELNQLFPGQRTSPVQVDVADRQIFRDALSKASLVVMASGTMKHTQLVVEEVLNAGIDYFDLQLSSPVKLDVLFSLKDKIEASGHCFITDGGFHPGVPAALLRYAAGMFDSLEKANVYGGLKVDWAAIDASEGTLDELVDEFKYYQMLFLKNGRWKKMSYFAMPPGFDFGPPLGKLYCAPMFLEELRSLPEEIPELKETGFYVSGFNPILDYLLLPVIMFGIKIFPERFADPFIKLFQFGLKFGKPPYGVKLVADCSGLKEGKPKHIQLSLTHEDEYVLTAVPVVACLLQYLDGAIRKPGLWFQSNVVEPERFFNDMGRMGLPLVVQDVS
- a CDS encoding IS110 family transposase yields the protein MKQSDRFVGIDISKDSFDVCVLSQGALLEESRFNNDAQGWQKFAKNLSDQDLCIIEATGSYHVGLALYLVEHDKRVSVVNPLRVKYFSRLNLKRAKTDRVDAYVIAQYGQVFKPESWTAPPTHLRQLQQLMTVSAQLTKQKTALINQQKNFELVPDPSKEALEIIKCQIVKLEKHLQEIQCLINNSIKEHYKELEASLRSIPGLGPKTVATLILITGGFTKFGSYKALIAYVGLAPRTYESGVSVKGASHICKLGSSYLRKLLYECALSAKRFNPVCKELFERLYIAKKKPFKVAMIAVANKLLKIAFTIAITGQKFDPEYRLKHYFAK